Within the Pseudomonas orientalis genome, the region GAACCCATGCTCAAAGCGCTACGCCAGCACTTCCTCCTGGGGGTGATCACCAACGGCAATGCCGACGTACAACGCGTAGGCCTGGCCGACTACTTCCACTTTGCCCTGCGCGCTGAAGACATCGGTATCGCCAAGCCGGATGCGCGGTTGTTTGAAGAAGCGTTGCAGCGCGGCGGCGTGGACGCCAGTGCGGCGGTGCATGTGGGCGATCATCCCGGGGATGACATCGCCGGCGCGCAGCAGGCGGGGTTACGGGCGGTGTGGTTTAACCCGACAGGCAAGGCGTGGGAAGCGCCAAAGCGTCCGGATGCAGAGATTCGCAGCCTGACGGAGTTGCCGGCATTGCTGCGCGGTTGGCAGTAACACTGGAGATCCCAATGTGGGAGGGGGCTTGCCCCCGATTGCGCTGGATCAGCTAATACATCTGGTGGCTGACACACTGCTATCGGGGGCAAGCCCCCTCCCACATTGGGATCACCACAAGGGCTTGAACAAATCACCAGGCATGAAAAAACCCGCAGCGACGGCGGGCTTCTTCTTACAAGCAGTCAGCTGACCTCAGATGGGACGGCTGCCGTACTTGTTATCCGGCTTCTTCGGTGGATCCGCAACCACATTGGGCTCGACCTCGACCACTTTGCCGCCTTTGGCGAGGAATTCTTCCATCGCTCGGGCCAGGGCATCGCGCTCTTTGTTCTTGGCCTCAACGCTGGGCAGCTCGTCTACCGAAACAGCAGCCTTGGCCTTGCCTTTGGCCTTGGGAGTGGCATCGTCGGCAGCACTGTCATCGAGGTCTTCAGCAACGTCATCAGCCGCCACTTCAAGACTGTCTTCAGTGTCCTCTTCGTCACCTACTTCAAGGTCGTCGTTTTCCAGATCATCGTCGCTCATGTTCTACCTCATGACTTGCGAAAAGCAGATTAGTTATAGCCCAGCTTCATCCTCTGTCGAGGTCGCCGGAAAAAAATCAACATCCACTGGATCACCAGTGGCTTATGCCCCTTCACCGTGCAAGGTGGCGAGGACTTTACGAGCACCGCCGTGATCACGGTGCTCGCCCAGATAAACACCTTGCCAGGTCCCCATCGCCAAGCGGCCGGCCTTCACCGGCAAACTCAGCTGGCAGCCCAGGAGACTGGCCTTGAAGTGCGCCGGCAGATCATCCGGACCTTCGTCGTTGTGTTCGAATCCCGCCTGGCCTTGCGGCATCAGCAGATTGAAAAAACGTTCGAAGTCACGGCGCACCGCCGGATCGGCATTCTCGTTGACCGTCAACGAGGCCGAGGTGTGCTGCAGCCACAGATGCAACAGGCCCACGCGACAGGCCTTCAATTCAGGCAAGCCGGCGAGCAACTCGTCGGTCACCAGGTGAAAGCCCCGGGGCTTGGCCCGCAGCGTAATCAGGGTCTGTTGCCACATACAGTTCTCCGCCCATCGGCGCGCATTCTAGCGCGCTCTGGAAAAAAACAAAGTGCCGAATACGCCCACATGCCTGTAAGACATTCGCACCCATGAAAGTGCCGTGTGGATCGCACCACAAAGTCGATGGAAAACCCATGCAACTTATAGTCAAAGACAAACGCCAGGCAAAAAAATGCCCGGCAAGCCGGGCATCTTTTTTTCGTGTATTTACAAGTTGTAACCGCGCTCGTTGTGTTGCGCCAGGTCGAGGCCGACCGCCTCTTCCTCTTCAGTGACGCGCAGGCCCATGACCATGTCCAGTACCTTGAGAATGACGTAGGTGACAATCGCCGTGTAGATCACGGTGAAGCCGACCCCTTTGCACTGGATCCAGACCTGTGCAGCGATGTCGGTGGTAGCGGCATTGAAGCCACCCATCGATGGAGCCGCGAACACGCCGGTCAGGATCGCGCCGAGGATACCGCCGATACCGTGCACGCCGAAGGCGTCCAGGGAATCGTCGTATCCCAGCTTGCGTTTGAGAGTAGTGGCGCAGAAGAAGCACACCACACCCGCTGCCAGGCCGATGACCAGAGCCCCCATCGGGCCCACGGTGCCGGCAGCTGGAGTGATTGCGACCAGGCCGGCCACCACGCCCGAGGCGATACCCAGTGCGCTGGGCTTACCGTGGGTGATCCACTCGGCGAACATCCATCCCAGCGCAGCGGCAGCGGTGGCGATCTGGGTGACCAGCATTGCCATACCGGCCGTGCCGTTGGCTGCGGCAGCGGAACCGGCGTTGAAGCCGAACCAGCCGATCCACAGCATGGCCGCGCCGATCAGGGTGTAACCCAGGTTGTGCGGCGCCATCGGGGTGGTCGGGAAGCCTTTGCGCTTGCCGAGCACGATGCACGCCACCAGGCCAGCCACACCGGCGTTGATGTGCACCACGGTGCCACCGGCGAAATCCAGCACGCCCCAGTCCCACATCAGGCCGCCGTTGCCGCTCCAGACCATGTGCGCAATCGGCGCATAGACCAGGGTGAACCAGATGGCCATGAAGATCAGCATCGCGGAAAACTTCATGCGCTCGGCGAATGCACCGACGATCAGCGCCGGAGTGATGATGGCAAAGGTCATCTGGAAGGTGATGAACACCGCTTCCGGGAACAGCGCCGCAGGCCCGGTGATGCTGGCCGGAGTGACGCCCGCCAGGAATGCCTTGCCCATGCCGCCGAAGAAGGAGTTGAAGTTGACGACGCCCTGTTCCATACCGGTGGTATCGAACGCAATGCTGTAGCCGTAGACAACCCACAGGATGCTGATCAGGCCAGTGATGGCGAAGCACTGCATCATCACCGACAGGATATTTTTGGAGCGGACCATACCGCCGTAGAACAGCGCCAGGCCAGGAATGGTCATGAACAGCACCAGTGCGGTGGCGGTCAGCATCCAGGCAGTATCGCCGGAATTGAGGACTGGAGCCGCCACTTCGTCCGCCGCCAGTGCAAGGCTTGGCATTACGATGGACAACAGGGCTCCGAGCCCTGCGAATTTACGCAGAGTCATAGTGTTTTTCTCCTGGGGCGTTGGGGTTTGGCGGCTTAGATTGCGTCGGTATCGGTTTCGCCGGTACGGATGCGGATAGCCTGTTCCAGATTGACCACGAAGATCTTGCCGTCACCGATCTTGCCGGTGTTGGCGGCCTTGGTTATCGCCTCGATAACCCGGTCAAGATCCTTGTCGTCAATGGCGACATCAATCTTCACCTTCGGCAGGAAATCGACCACGTATTCCGCGCCGCGATACAGCTCGGTATGACCCTTCTGCCGACCGAAGCCCTTGACCTCAGTAACGGTAATGCCCTGCACGCCGATCT harbors:
- the glnK gene encoding P-II family nitrogen regulator — protein: MKLVTAIIKPFKLDDVRESLSEIGVQGITVTEVKGFGRQKGHTELYRGAEYVVDFLPKVKIDVAIDDKDLDRVIEAITKAANTGKIGDGKIFVVNLEQAIRIRTGETDTDAI
- a CDS encoding HAD family hydrolase, producing MSIKLITFDLDDTLWDNVPVIISAEASMREWLAVNASKVGDLPLEHFVSLRQQVLQRHPELKHRISVLRHRVLLHAFEEAGYPQPEATEMADVCFEAFIHARHQLTVFPEAEPMLKALRQHFLLGVITNGNADVQRVGLADYFHFALRAEDIGIAKPDARLFEEALQRGGVDASAAVHVGDHPGDDIAGAQQAGLRAVWFNPTGKAWEAPKRPDAEIRSLTELPALLRGWQ
- a CDS encoding secondary thiamine-phosphate synthase enzyme YjbQ — protein: MWQQTLITLRAKPRGFHLVTDELLAGLPELKACRVGLLHLWLQHTSASLTVNENADPAVRRDFERFFNLLMPQGQAGFEHNDEGPDDLPAHFKASLLGCQLSLPVKAGRLAMGTWQGVYLGEHRDHGGARKVLATLHGEGA
- the sutA gene encoding transcriptional regulator SutA, which produces MSDDDLENDDLEVGDEEDTEDSLEVAADDVAEDLDDSAADDATPKAKGKAKAAVSVDELPSVEAKNKERDALARAMEEFLAKGGKVVEVEPNVVADPPKKPDNKYGSRPI
- a CDS encoding ammonium transporter; translation: MTLRKFAGLGALLSIVMPSLALAADEVAAPVLNSGDTAWMLTATALVLFMTIPGLALFYGGMVRSKNILSVMMQCFAITGLISILWVVYGYSIAFDTTGMEQGVVNFNSFFGGMGKAFLAGVTPASITGPAALFPEAVFITFQMTFAIITPALIVGAFAERMKFSAMLIFMAIWFTLVYAPIAHMVWSGNGGLMWDWGVLDFAGGTVVHINAGVAGLVACIVLGKRKGFPTTPMAPHNLGYTLIGAAMLWIGWFGFNAGSAAAANGTAGMAMLVTQIATAAAALGWMFAEWITHGKPSALGIASGVVAGLVAITPAAGTVGPMGALVIGLAAGVVCFFCATTLKRKLGYDDSLDAFGVHGIGGILGAILTGVFAAPSMGGFNAATTDIAAQVWIQCKGVGFTVIYTAIVTYVILKVLDMVMGLRVTEEEEAVGLDLAQHNERGYNL